The Streptomyces sp. NBC_00224 genome has a window encoding:
- a CDS encoding DUF1918 domain-containing protein encodes MRASVGDRLLVHGRTVGQHDRSAEVIEVLGPDGTPPYRVRFEDGHETLMSPGPDTVVRHPAEE; translated from the coding sequence ATGCGAGCGAGCGTGGGCGACCGGCTGCTGGTTCATGGCAGAACCGTCGGACAGCACGACCGGAGCGCGGAAGTCATCGAGGTACTGGGCCCCGACGGGACACCGCCGTACCGGGTGCGCTTCGAGGACGGGCACGAGACCCTGATGTCACCGGGTCCCGACACCGTCGTCAGGCACCCGGCAGAGGAGTAG